The window CACAGCAGTcagaccccaccccccaccctggctACTGTGGCCAACAGAAGGAACTGGAGGAGGCGTGGATGGGGTCAAAGCTAGCTAAGGAAGCGTTAGGGCTGCACACCCTGCGGCCTTGGACAAAAGCTGCACGTTCGTTATAAGTAAGGCACTTTTCTTCATATTATTGCTAATGTTGCACATCTGGCTGAACCGAGCCTGCTATGGCCTTGAACACAGCTTTTCACAGACTCTCAGATCCAGAGAGACCTGAAAACTTTGTCTTTCACGTGTGTTCCACCCGTGTGTGCTTTTGCTTTTGCTGCTTTGGGAGtgctctccttttttcctccgtGTCCTTCTGTTGAAGCATTACTATGTGGTGTTGAAACAATCTGTTTCTATGTCTTCTATTCCCCCTCCGACAGTCTCAGCTCCTCTGAGACAGGAACCATGGAATCATGGCATGTGGTGGGTCGGGAGGATACATTTCCAGCAGGGAGGGTGGTCTGGGGAGTGGTACCAGAGATCACTGGCCGCAGTTCGGATGTGTCCTGGAGAAAAGGTGTTAGGAGATGGTGGAACATCTGCCCAGGGAGTGTCAGTGGTGGCAGAGCCTGTGGTCACACCGTCCGATGTCTGCTCTCTGCAGCGGGAGCCCACCATTGACCTCCTGGAGGCGTTTGTGGAGCACTGGAAGGGCATCACGCACTACTACATCGAAAGCACCGGTGAGGCTCGGTCTCCCCTGtagggaagtgtgtgtgtgtgtggggggaatagAGGCAGCGTCACCATGCAGCTCAGAGGTACAGGCGTCCTGGAGAAGGTGACATCTGCCCAGGAGTTCAGAGTGGGGGctggccctgctctgcccttTTGGGAAAGGAGGTATGTGAGGTGGGTGTAGGGACGAGGAGGTTGGGGGTCTCGCTGACTTAGTCCACAAGGCAGAGGTTGAGCTCCCCTCGCCCCCGCTGGCAGAGCATGCAGGCCTTCAGTCTGCAGGCACCTATGTACAGGGCTTactgattaaaagaaaagaaattaaacaaattcttcttttccctgggccAACTTAGAGGGGTTGGAGAACATAAACCAAGGTATGTGGTATGTACCCACCTGGCCTTTTTTCCCAAGCTGACACACTAGGGAACCGAAGCCTGGGGCACCTGGGTCCATCAGGCTGGCTCACAGGAGGCAGAATCCGGTTGGTTGCTTTGCGGTCAGAGTGCTGGCATTGGTGGATGCACACTGATTGCGAGGTAACCTGTCCTGCACCCCTGGCTTTCACCGATAGAGTTCCGACAGGATTTGATACCATCTTACACCTTTCCTAAAGACTTGATTTCCAGCCTGACCTAGCCCAAGAAATTAGAAAGTGGCCTTGGACACTCTGAGGGACCCTCTGAACCCCTCACAGACCGGGTTCCTCAGGCTCGCACTGTGCACATTTGGATTGGGTTGTTCTTTGTCGTGGGGGCTGTAGGAGGGCACTGCGGTATTTTGTAGCAACTCTCACCTCTACCTGTCCGAGGCCAGCACCCTCTTCTCATGTAACAACCATACCTGTCTCTCCAGATATTACCAAATGTCTCCTGGGGGTTTAGGGGGACTACAAAATTGCCCTCATTTGAAAACAACTACTTTAGACTGataatctctttttttcattgaaatataATCGACATATGACATTATATTAGTTTGAGTTGTATTGATTAGATACATGGATAGATTGCAGAATGACCACAAACAATAGATCTAGTTAACATCCAGTCACTGTACATAATGacagtgtttttttcttctgatgagaGCTTTTACAATTGCTCTTAGCAATTTTTagttatacaatacagtatttatttttttctttttaattcagtgagaggaggggaggcagagacagagtcctgcatgtgccccaactgggacccacctgggggcaatggtctgcctatctggggcgttgctccattgctcagcaaccaagctctttttagcgcctgaagcagaagctatagagccatcctcagtgtccagggccaactcgctccaactgaGGAGAGTTGCCacggctgcaagaggagaagagagagagaagtgagagggggaagggtggaaaagcagatggttgcttctcctgtgtgccctaactgggaattgaacctgggatatccacatgccagtccgaggctctaccattgagccaaccaaccacaggcacaatacaatattattaactgtagcCACCGCTCTGTACATTACACACCCCAGGACTGTCCTTATAGCTGCAAATTTGTGCCAGTTAGACTGAAGATCTCTTGACAGCCCCAATTCACCAGGAGAGCAGTGAGGGATCCCGACTAACTCGGGCACCTGGCGCTTTGCTTGAGCCCATCCATTGATTTCCAGAACAGTCCCTATACCAGAGGTGTAGGAGTGGATGAAGCAGGTGCCTTGCTCAAGAGCCTGTGCTTTCAAGAAAAGCTAGGGGGTGCTCCAGGGCCAGTCTCAAAGTACCAAAACTTTAAGCACATACTGTACCCTCTGTAGCCCTGACTAGGAAAGGCCCACTAACCCGCTTCTCCAGCAGCACCTCTGCATGGTGCAGCGGGTTTGAGTCTGAACCCCTGgttgtgcatttttttcttcctgctttttttttttaaaaaataagagtattGCCTTCCATGCAAAAGGGTTTCCAGAAACAGGCTGCAGAAGATACTCTGTTGGGAAGTTGCTAGAAAACTGCTTCTAGATTATATGACAGGGACCCCTGAGGCCACCACAGCTTTTCACTCTGCCTGCAACCCTAGCAAAGGACCTCCTGTCAGCCCCAGGGCTTGTGGATAAGGAGCTGGGGCAGGCACACTTCCCGGAGTGTatcctgtatgtgtgtgttgttgttgttgtttaatttttatttagacaattaaatttaacagggtgacattggttaactagagtacatagattttgggcaaatatctccacatcatttggacagtcgattatgttgtatacccatcacccaaagtcaaatcattctccataatcttatatttatccctctttatgtccctccacctcccccatcccctccctctttccctttcccctcctccccccttccccctcccccttcctcctccccccttccccctctccctggtaaccactgcactcctatttatgtccatgagtctcaattttgtgtcccacctacatatgtttttatttttattatttatttatttatttatttatttattttgtatttttctgaagttggaaatgggaggcaggcagacagactcccgcatgcacctgactgggatccacctggcatgcccaccagggggcgatgctctgcccatctggggcattgctctgttacaaccagagccattctagtacctgaggcagaggccacagagccatccccagtgcccgggccaactttgctccagtggagccttggctgtgggaggggaagagagagacagagaggaaggagagggggaggggtggagaagcagatgggcgcttctcctgtgtgccctggccgggaatcaaacctgggactcctgcacgccaggctgatgctctaccactgagccaaccggccagggcccctacatatgtttttaaatatgagaGCATGAACTGTGAACTTGCATTTCCTCTGGCCTTGACTCGAAGCAGACTGTTAACCTGACCGCCCTCTCCCAGGTGCCCTTGGGCTTGACCGCATGGAGCCACAGTGCTCATCTTCTTCCCAATTACCCCATCTCCTGAATCTTGATTAGATGAAAACACCCCAGCCAAGAAGACAGACATTCCGTGGCGGCTGAAGCAGATGCTGGACATCCTGGTGTACGAGGAGCAGCAACAGGTGGCAGGCGAGGCAGGGCCCTGCCTCGAGTACCTGCTGCAGCACAAGATCCTGGAGACCCTGTGCACGCTGGGCAAGGCCGAGGTGCGCAGGGCCTACCGCCTCTGGAGCCTTCGATCCGAGCCTGGCCCCTGGGCCCAGCTCTTTCACCTGTACTCTCCCTGGTCCCAACACTGAGGGGGGTGCACAGGGCTGGCTCCCCTCATACCCACCCCTCCCCTTGCTCCTCTGCTTCGGTGTCCTCACTGTGGTTGAGGCGTCCTTTTCTTCAGTCAGTGTTCATTCAGCAGAGATGTGCTGAGGGCCAGCCACATGTCAGCCTGTGTCCTAGGCGCTGGGGGCACAGCCTCAAAGGGGCCCCCACGTGTGTTCAGCGATAAGGTTGTGGAGCAAAATAAAGTGGGAAGGGGGAACACAGAGGGACAGTCTACGGTGAGGCTTGCAGAGGAGAGGTCTGAGCAGTGAGGGGGGAGACGTGTGTAGGGTCATGTTCCTGTCGGGGGCGAGGCCTCCGCTCCTGACAGgtgctctgctctcctccccgACCCTCAGTACCCCCCAGGCATGCGGCAGCAGGTGTTCCAGTTCTTCAGCAAGGTCCTGGCCCAGGTTCAGCACCCTCTCCTGCATTACCTCAACGTCCACAGGCCTGTGCAGGTGCGGGGACAAAACGCCAAGGCATGCCTGGGTGTATGAccccctctcttccctgcccccacGCCCCTCTATTTCTGTTCTCCTCCCCTTCCAGAAACTTCTCCGGCTTGGTGGGACAGTTCCTGGATCCCTCACGGAGAAGGAGGAAGTGCAGTTCACCACCGTCCTCTGCTGCAAGATCCAGCAGGATCCAGCCCTGCTCACCTACATCCTGGAAGTGAGTGCTCTGTGGGAACAGAAGAGGGAAGGCCCCAACCCCAGGACGAGCCCCTATCATGGCCCTTCTGAGGCAGCAGAGGTCGGGCAACTTCCCCCTAGCTCCATGCTGAGGCCCTGACAGTCAGCACATCCTGCCTTCCCCAGAGGTGGCATGGGCAGTGGGCTCCACCATGACCCAGCCTCACCTAGTCTCCCTTGCAGGGTAAAAAGTCTGTCACTAGGAAGAAGGCATCCAAAGAAACCAGTGCCCAGCCCAGAGAGATAGCCAGTCTCCAGGACAAGGACCACCCCCACAACGAGGCTTCCGACAGGGATCCCTGTGGGACCTGGGCCTTGACCACCCCGCTGCCTCTTGAGACCCAGGAGCCTGACGGAGGGATTGGGGAGAGCAACCTGATCACTTCCCTGATCGGCTTGTGCAAGAGCAAGGTGCTGGCTAGATGCCCCGATGGCGTGAGCTGGGATGGTGTGAACTGCAAGGAGGGGATTTGGGGGCTCGGGTGCAAGTCCTGAAGTTGTACCCCTGTCCCCTAGAAAAGTCGTGTGGCCCTGAAGGCCCAGGAGAACCTGCTGCTCCTTGTTAGTGTGGCTCCCCCGGCAGCTGCCACCTACCTGGTGCAGAGTAGCCCCTTTTGCCTTGGGATTGTCAAGCACCTTTGCCAGCTGTACCAGTCCATGCCCACCTTCCTGGACCCGGCAGACATTGCCGCTTTGGAGGGCATCAGCTGGAGGTAGGCCCATGGCCAGGGAAGGCAGGGTGCATCTTCAATGGCTGGAAGCCCTGCCCGTCCTCTGGTAGCCAGTCTCTCTTGTTTTCCAGGAGGGATGGGGACCCCTGCTGACCACCTTCTTCCCAATGTTACAGCCCATCCTAAGGGCCTTAAGAGCCCCCTGCAAAACTGACCACCGTACCCTATGCCCTTGCCTACCTCCTTGCCCTGCAACAGAGGGTccagggcaggggaggaagggccCAGCTTGCTTCCAGAACAGAGCTGAGAAGGCCTCACAGCTCCTCCCTCACTCCTGCAGATTACCCAGTGCCCCGTCTGATGAAGCTTCCTACCCTggcaaggaggccctggctgcctTCCTGGGCTGGTTTGATTACTGCGACCACCTCGTCACAGAGGCACACGTGGTGAGCAGGGGGCAACAGTGAGCGGGGCAGGTGTTCCCTGCTCATGCTGCTCTGCCCTCCATCTCCACCTGGAGGACTGAGTGGGTCTCTTGGGAGCTGGGCAGGGCCCTGGGTTATCAGGGACCCTCTGCTGTTTTGGACACTGCAAGGACTGTTGTCTCGGGGGGGGGACTGTTCGTGGAGGAGCGTGTGTAAGACGTGCTCCTTGGTGCCCAGGTGGTTGCGGATGCCTTGGCACAGGCTGTGGCTGAAAAGTTATTCGTGGAGATTCTGCAGCCACAGCTCCTACACGTGTAAGTCTGTCTGGTCCCTTCATAGGTGGTCATGCTGTGGATCAAACCACTCACTCACCGGCCCCTTCCTGTCCCTGCAGCCAGGGACATTAGCCAGTCACATGAGTCTGTGGGCTCCACTGGTTTGTGTTGACCATTACTGCTCCCTGACACATAATGGCTCAGAGCCACCATGGGCTAGCAAAGGCCTCTGCCCTGGGACTCCATGACCTcaggaaggatggaagggagCAGAGAGATACTAGCTGGAGATGGAAGGAAACCAGGAAAGGACTctctacccacccccacccccagattaCCCGCTCCCTGTCCCTCTGGCATCCCCTGCCCTTCCTGGCTCAGTGTCTGTCACATAGGTCTGAACAGAGCGTCCTGACCTCCACCGCCCTGCTGACGGCCCTGCTGCGCCAGCTTCGCTCCCCTGCACTGCTGCGAGAGGCTGCAGCCTTCCTCCTGGATGCAGGGGAGCAGCCTGCAGCCCCCAACAGCACCAGCACCCTGTGCACCCACCTCATTGGGCACTGCGACCACCTCTCTGATGAGGTGAGCTGGGGAGGTCCCCATCTCCACTCacttccaccccacccctgcc is drawn from Saccopteryx leptura isolate mSacLep1 chromosome 1, mSacLep1_pri_phased_curated, whole genome shotgun sequence and contains these coding sequences:
- the FHIP2B gene encoding FHF complex subunit HOOK-interacting protein 2B codes for the protein MLSRLGALLQEAVGAREPTIDLLEAFVEHWKGITHYYIESTDENTPAKKTDIPWRLKQMLDILVYEEQQQVAGEAGPCLEYLLQHKILETLCTLGKAEYPPGMRQQVFQFFSKVLAQVQHPLLHYLNVHRPVQKLLRLGGTVPGSLTEKEEVQFTTVLCCKIQQDPALLTYILEGKKSVTRKKASKETSAQPREIASLQDKDHPHNEASDRDPCGTWALTTPLPLETQEPDGGIGESNLITSLIGLCKSKKSRVALKAQENLLLLVSVAPPAAATYLVQSSPFCLGIVKHLCQLYQSMPTFLDPADIAALEGISWRLPSAPSDEASYPGKEALAAFLGWFDYCDHLVTEAHVVVADALAQAVAEKLFVEILQPQLLHVSEQSVLTSTALLTALLRQLRSPALLREAAAFLLDAGEQPAAPNSTSTLCTHLIGHCDHLSDEISIATLQLFEELLQKPCEQIVRSLILCHLEGRRYVAQGSPEPESYEDNLDLEEDPYFTDGLLDASLQPSAKHPPAPATNSDGKTAVTEIVNSFLCLVPEEAKTSAFLEETGYDMYVHDAFGLFQECSSRVAPWGWPLALSPPDLHEPELPFFEGHFLRMLFNRMSRILEQPYSLNLQVTSVLSRLALFPHPLIHEYLLDPYINLAPGCKSLFSVLVRVIGDLMQRIQRVPQFPGKLLLVRKQLMGHVPGEQLDHQTLLQGVVVLEEFCKELAAIAFVKHPPQGPHLHLSPTPAGQV